A single window of Cucurbita pepo subsp. pepo cultivar mu-cu-16 unplaced genomic scaffold, ASM280686v2 Cp4.1_scaffold000464, whole genome shotgun sequence DNA harbors:
- the LOC111785364 gene encoding uncharacterized protein LOC111785364 isoform X2, with amino-acid sequence MLPSCFSHSAVSSTLSNDPIPPPLSIISCIYQTNLFNSPTLLTLTWSLSLSSHSLSLHSSPSASLSASLSTSLSLSPSSFSLFSPTSKSISLHNSHKLKIHWDFSTAKYTPNSAQPISSFYLAISCNGKLQFFLGDLADEFSRRVKSVVLPEESTLLSRREHVFERRNRYVSRAEFLGSLREIAVELCGGVLKVAIDGEVKLAVKRLAWKFRGNERFFIAGTAVDFFWDVFNWVKSEGGSGPGVFVFQIGEGGVWPEYIGAEGKLMKRSLSAAGNGSTPAAAFPALSPAGSSSSVLQWAEESSSDGGRSSCSSSSRSSGINGGFSLSLYAWRKD; translated from the exons ATGCTTCCATCTTGCTTCAGCCACTCCGCCGTCTCCTCCACACTCTCCAATGATCCAATTCCGCCGCCGCTCTCCATAATCAGCTGCATTTACCAAACCAATCTCTTCAATTCCCCCACTCTCCTCACCCTCACatggtctctctctctctcctcccacTCTCTGTCTCTCCACTCCTCTCCCTCCGCCTCTCTCTCCGCCTCTCTCtccacctctctctctctctccccttcCTCTTTCTCCCTCTTCTCTCCCACCTCCAAATCCATCTCCCTCCATAACTCCCACAAGCTCAAAATCCATTGGGATTTCTCTACAGCCAAATACACCCCCAACTCTGCTCAACCCATTTCTTCATTCTACCTCGCCATTTCTTGTAATGGGAAGCTCCAATTCTTCCTCGGCGACCTGGCCGACGAATTTTCCCGGCGGGTTAAGTCCGTCGTCCTGCCCGAGGAGTCCACGCTCTTGTCCCGTCGGGAACATGTGTTTGAACGGCGAAATCGCTATGTTTCGAGGGCTGAATTCTTGGGGTCGCTAAGGGAAATCGCGGTGGAGCTCTGCGGCGGTGTTCTGAAAGTTGCCATCGATGGGGAGGTTAAGCTCGCCGTGAAGCGGCTGGCGTGGAAATTTAGAGGGAATGAGAG GTTTTTTATCGCCGGCACCGCCGTTGATTTCTTTTGGGATGTCTTCAATTGGGTCAAAAGTGAAGGCGGTAGCGGCCCcggagtttttgtttttcaaatcgGAGAAGGTGGGGTTTGGCCGGAGTACATTGGAGCCGAGGGGAAGTTGATGAAGCGGAGCTTGTCGGCGGCCGGGAATGGGTCGACGCCGGCAGCAGCGTTTCCGGCGTTGTCGCCGGCGGGTTCAAGCTCGAGTGTGTTGCAGTGGGCGGAGGAGAGTAGCAGTGACGGCGGGAGGAGCTCGTGTTCGTCGTCGTCGAGGTCGAGCGGAATCAATGGCGGATTCTCTCTGTCGTTATACGCTTGGAGGAAGGACTGA
- the LOC111785364 gene encoding uncharacterized protein LOC111785364 isoform X1 has translation MLPSCFSHSAVSSTLSNDPIPPPLSIISCIYQTNLFNSPTLLTLTWSLSLSSHSLSLHSSPSASLSASLSTSLSLSPSSFSLFSPTSKSISLHNSHKLKIHWDFSTAKYTPNSAQPISSFYLAISCNGKLQFFLGDLADEFSRRVKSVVLPEESTLLSRREHVFERRNRYVSRAEFLGSLREIAVELCGGVLKVAIDGEVKLAVKRLAWKFRGNERFFIAGTAVDFFWDVFNWVKSEGGSGPGVFVFQIGEGGVWPEYIGAEGKLMKRSLSAAGNGSTPAAAFPALSPAGSSSSVLQWAEESSSDGGRSSCSSSSRSSGINGGFSLSLYAWRKD, from the exons ATGCTTCCATCTTGCTTCAGCCACTCCGCCGTCTCCTCCACACTCTCCAATGATCCAATTCCGCCGCCGCTCTCCATAATCAGCTGCATTTACCAAACCAATCTCTTCAATTCCCCCACTCTCCTCACCCTCAC atggtctctctctctctcctcccacTCTCTGTCTCTCCACTCCTCTCCCTCCGCCTCTCTCTCCGCCTCTCTCtccacctctctctctctctccccttcCTCTTTCTCCCTCTTCTCTCCCACCTCCAAATCCATCTCCCTCCATAACTCCCACAAGCTCAAAATCCATTGGGATTTCTCTACAGCCAAATACACCCCCAACTCTGCTCAACCCATTTCTTCATTCTACCTCGCCATTTCTTGTAATGGGAAGCTCCAATTCTTCCTCGGCGACCTGGCCGACGAATTTTCCCGGCGGGTTAAGTCCGTCGTCCTGCCCGAGGAGTCCACGCTCTTGTCCCGTCGGGAACATGTGTTTGAACGGCGAAATCGCTATGTTTCGAGGGCTGAATTCTTGGGGTCGCTAAGGGAAATCGCGGTGGAGCTCTGCGGCGGTGTTCTGAAAGTTGCCATCGATGGGGAGGTTAAGCTCGCCGTGAAGCGGCTGGCGTGGAAATTTAGAGGGAATGAGAG GTTTTTTATCGCCGGCACCGCCGTTGATTTCTTTTGGGATGTCTTCAATTGGGTCAAAAGTGAAGGCGGTAGCGGCCCcggagtttttgtttttcaaatcgGAGAAGGTGGGGTTTGGCCGGAGTACATTGGAGCCGAGGGGAAGTTGATGAAGCGGAGCTTGTCGGCGGCCGGGAATGGGTCGACGCCGGCAGCAGCGTTTCCGGCGTTGTCGCCGGCGGGTTCAAGCTCGAGTGTGTTGCAGTGGGCGGAGGAGAGTAGCAGTGACGGCGGGAGGAGCTCGTGTTCGTCGTCGTCGAGGTCGAGCGGAATCAATGGCGGATTCTCTCTGTCGTTATACGCTTGGAGGAAGGACTGA